The nucleotide window AACTTCTACTAAATGCGGTGCATGTTGGTGGCATTTTCTCTGCAACTATAATACTAGGGAGTTCCCAAGATcattgagagtttaagtgacttgcctagggttacacaatCTGCTCTGGATGTCAGATATATGTGCACTTTCTGCCTCCAAAGCTCACTCTCTATTACTCTACATAGTATCTCTAAGATGCTGACTATGATATTATGATAAGAATGTCATCATATCTGAAGTGACACCAatttttgtgtataattccataTAGTTCCATATAGTCAAATATCGGACTAGTCAACTTTATAAACATGCAGCCAGCGAGTATCCTTATTTAGTggccctatttctatttgagttttattgtagatggaattttagctgggacttgaggGAAACCAGGGAGGCCAGGAGTTAGAGAcaaggaaagagaacattccaaGATAACCAGATTGGATAACCAGAGTGACTGCTACTGCTTGTTATCAGTAATTGGTGACCTACTTAACTATTATTTCCAAGACCATCTTGAGTGATATATATCCAGCTGGTTTTATTCAGTACTAAGGCCAGGAATAGCTGGGAGTAGCAAGCTTGGTCAGCATTCCACTTAGAATAATTAGCTAAGCAAGCCACAGCTGGGCTGACTTGTGTTGCCATTGTGAGTGGGGGTGTGAACAAGGGAGTAGAATAGAGGTTTAAGTATTAGGAAGAAAGCTTTCTGTTTGCCAGTAGTAATTAGACTAGTTAtctcgagatctctttatcatctctgataatctgatgaggattgtttagttgataaggaaataatggacactgaacatcttttagctcatgcttctagctctggctccaggagcatggagtttattatatatatttcaagactcatttcacacaaaagaaccctccccaaactttgcagatgctcagaagttataaattatgtcatatcaaaacacaaaaggtctcactggcttcagaacagaccaaggccaaggctgaattttgactgggttcttatcagaaagccaagttggggaatatttttctcaaggttgaattgcccctgctaaggttttggccttggctataccaggcagctgcattcctggccaaagggggagagtgttaaccttttaaatgctgacccactaggaacctaaagctcttcaataaggccacaatacttttcaataagaaatcacaaggatcacaaaagggatcaaaagaggagtctcagatttttatttattctcttattggcttcccacatagtTATAGCTATAAAGCCCATGGGCAAACTTGGTTGTGTGAGGGAGATTCAGACCTAGGAAAACTTTGAGCACATAAGagtatttttctattgttttgtaTCTTGGGATGTAGTCACATATGTAACTTTCTCACTTAGTACACCAACCCAGATGAAGGCAAGAAAGGAAGTTATATGTTACACTTGCATTTTCCTTCATCTTTGGCATCTTCTATGTTGCAACTATACTTCACAGCTTCCTGTTAAGTGGAAATCAGCCTTCTGGAATAAGTGATCCTGCGTAACCAAGTGCCTGATAACTACCCCCATCACCCACCCATATCACAGATACTGGGGCAAAAACTCACTACTGGACAAAAACTCTCAAAAAACTCAAAAGCACTCTGGCAGAAAACAGTCATAGTCCAACATCTCGCACCATCAGCTAAGATCATTTCTAAATGGATATATAACTTTGACATTAAGgagaatattataaacaaattagagaagtaaGGAAGAAATTATTTGTTGCCTCTATCTAACTATAAGAGTTCATGGTCAAACAAAAGATAAGAATCATAGAGAAATCTGAGTTTCAGAGAGTTTCTGCAGCTACCTCAATTGAACTGTGAATAAACTAGCTCCAATTCAGTACATCTGGTACACACCATTACAGCAAAGAGTTCCTTTCAATTCTAGAGCTAAACaaaaagttgttcattatttggtaaaaattatagggaaaactggaaagatgtatggagaaactaggtatagaccaaaaCATTACACATTAACCAAGAtaatatcaaaatggatacatgacctaggcataaagggagatataagcaaattagaggaagaAGGAGTATATTGtctttcagatatagatagatagatagatagatagatagatagatagatagatagatatacaggagaataatttatgaataaacaacagattgaaagcattgtgagatgtaaaatggataatacattaaactgaaaagtttttatacaaataaaacaaatgtagttAAGATTATAAGGAAATCAGTAAATTGGGGAGGGGTTCAGAGACAATTCCTTGGATAGaggtctaatatctaaaatatagggagaactttgtcaaatttataagaatatgagccattttccaattggcaaatggtcaaaagacatgaacagaCCGAGAGAAGAATACGATTATcaaaatgaacaaagatgcacAGATAAGAGCAACTATTAAACAGAAATTGATAGAAACTGGAGAACAAGAATGGCTTAAAGAGTTGttaagagttaaattaattgaATGTGGCTGGAAAGATCAATTAAAGGCTCATTGTAAAGATGTGATTAAAGAAAAAGAGTTAGAATATGTTACTGTTGATGACTTGGTGACAGAGATAACTCCAAAAGGCAGAGCACTTGTACCTGACAGTGTGAAGAAGGAGCTTTTACAAAGAATAAGAACTTTCCTTGCTCAGCAGGCCAGCCAATAAGTTGGGTTGGGACACTGCTGCCATGTAATTTGATTTCTTTAGTGCATAAAAAATACATGCCATAAAAAAGACATGAATAGTCATTTTTTGGATGAATAAATTAAAGGTgtatatataaccatataaaacgctctaaatcattattgattagagaaatgtaaatcacaACAACTtatcatctcacacttatcagattggttaaacTTACAAAtgggcaaaatgaaaaatgttagaagGGATATAGAAAAATGGGACATTGATACATTTTTAGTGGAtctgtgaactgatttaaccattttgaaaaatgatctggaagaggggtgggatggagggagatggaaaaaagagaaggaatatctttgactgaaaaaatattttttaagttatctTGTAATGTAAACATCGATAGCCAACCCAAGCTATAATTTCAATAATGAAATTTCATGATTCCAATATATCAAGATCAGAACCACAGATTAATGTAAATAATGCAAATATTGTTGATCCTAAATGATAGTATGAGTGAATATCACTCTAACTATACacgttggggggcagctgggtaactcagtggattgagagccaggcctagagaagggaggtcctgggttcaaatctggcctcagacacttcccatttgtgtgaccctgggcaagtcacttaacccccattgcctagcccttaccactcttctgccttggagcaaatgcACAGTATTGCCttcaagaccgaaggtaagggtttaaataataaacaaacaaacaaataagtaaatatacacGTTGGCCACAAGTATAAATGTGTCCTTCCAGACTTCTTTGTATGATCAGTCCACCTATGGATGTGTATTTTTTTGAGAGAATGCCTCAGGTTAGATGGAAGAAATATTTTGTTGCTACTCTTTTTACTGTGCTATTCCATTAGATGTTTTTGTTCTGAACTAAATATATCTTCTAGCTAAAACTATCAGAGGTAAACACAGTAGTGGAAAATTATGAATTATTGTTTTTAGTAAATGAAGACCCACAGAATATCTTGAACTGGAATAGCCTTCCCAAGTGAATGCTATCTGTCATGAAACTTGTAATGGGGAGTATACCTGGACGATGCAACTATATTAACcattaaaatacaaacaaaaaataaaaatagaacataaaagaataaaatccagCTTTTTCAAGAACAAAAAAGTGAACAtatttaacaacaataatagctagcatttatatggcacctactatgtgccaggcattgtgctaagatcgttacaaattttatctcatttgtgcCTCacaaacaaccctgagaggtagatgttattattatccccattttatagttgaagatactgaggcaagcaggggttaagtgacttgtctaaagtcccatagctagtaagtgtctgaggtcggatctGAATTTGGaacctcctgacttcaggtccagtgctctatccactgcacccttAACTGCCTCTCTAACATATTGTCTTTATTCCCTATAATAGTGATTCATGACGTATTTAGCTATTACGGCTTTATTGTAATTTGTTAAGAATTTAGAAAAGAGTGaaatatttaaattgtattttgattattaaaatggaaaataaatgttgcTATAAACAACTCTGTAAGAAATTGCCTTGGATTCCACCCCACTGCTAGCTGAGACAGGCTCTTATTCAGCCATAATGATGAATTAGAATATGAGATGTACCAAGCTTTGGTGCTCTCCCAATAGGACAATTTGGAGTGATACCATGAGGAGTAACTGGACTTGCTACTTTGAGCAGAATAGGGCTATTCCTGGTTTACAAAGGTACAGTTACTAATCTGCTCTCACCAGGACATTTCTCACCATGAACTCCAAACACCAATTTGATCAAGATACCAGATCAAACCAAAACCAAATCACCTTGGCATTTATTTTCCAGTTAAATATACCCCAAATGCTTTCTGCGTGTGATTTATTTGATCATTAAAAACAATGCTGTAAATAGCCATAATAGCAATTATTAagcccattttacaggggagacTTCAGCAAGGTTCCCATAGCCACATAGAGGTGTCAGAAGTGAGAGTGGCACCCAAGTCTTCCCAAACCCAGGTCTAACAAGCTTTCAGCTATGTCATACTGCCTCATACACTCCAATTGTCAACTCTTAACTCAGATTAAGGATCCCCTTGAAATATAATGAGACAATCAATAATTGGTGAATACTTTAGGTATTAACAGGTATCTTCCATACTTTCCCTTCCATGCTTGGGAGTTCACAAAAGATGGCACTCACCTAAAGGATATAATGAAATGGAGAACTTATAGAATAGTCCCAAAGTAGAATGCTCTCTGAagaaatggggagagaaaaagaaaagagaagttatACTTTCTGCCTTTCATTTGGAACATCATATTCAATCTCTCTCCTCTAACACAATTGTGATTCTGCTTCAATTGAGGACCTTTGGTCTTATCTTCTCAGGAAGCAGACCttcaagacacttcctaactactGGAAAACTAAGTCATCCCAGCAACTCCTTTGGATCTCATTATGCACTGGCCTTTCATATTACAATAGAAGCATGTTTAGGGCAAGAATTCTCTCGTCTTGGTCACTCAGAACTATCCACAAATCTATACAATATTCCTAATTTTTCATCTTCCATGTGCCCTCCACCAGAAGATTGTGGTTTTGACAGTTCTGAGTGTTAGGGTGCTTTTCTTACAACTTAGTCAAAATCTCTCTTCCTACAAAATCTACCCTGTGATCCTAATGTTGCCCTCTTGAGCCAGATAGAATATGTGTAATTAAATCTAATgacttgtaatttctttttcatttgatttttcatttaacCACTAAATCCTTGGCCTGCCACAACTGAAGACCTTAAAATTATGACAATATTTGCAATTACCTAGCTTTTTATAATGAACTGACATGATTTTCTCTGCCAGATAACATTGCTCCAACTATCCCTTCTAATTAGAttttcaattctgattcatcCATGTGCCCAAGCTTCCTGGAATGTCCTAGTTCTAGTTTGGACTCCCTAGCATTAATGAGCCAAATGATTATTTTGAGGTGGGTCACCTTGCCACCTTTTCTTGATCTGGTCTGGATTGCCTGTGTCATTCATTAGCACGTTTCTTCACTAAAAGAAACTTTTCCAAAGTGAGAACTGATTGGTCACAAGTGGAAAGAAACCAAAGTTTCTCCTGCTTTCCCCAGACAGTGCTAAGGGGAATTCCTTCCCCTGGGCTCGCTCATTAAGAATAAACCTTAGTCAGGAATCCTCTTGGGGAGACAGAAATAGAGGGAGAGTAAGGGCATGAAAAGGGCTACTCTCAGCATCCCTATTAATGGACTTTTTTCTTGAGACCTTTGCTGAAGTATTATCTGTGCCCAAACCAAACCAGAGAAGCAGTTGAGGCACTGATCAATGCAGGACACCCCCTTCACTGAGACTTAGTGTTTTCTAGGAAATCTTGGCCCCTTTGTAATTggtgtgtataaatggagattttgaacccttggacttcatcccccagaagtctcttagtatttcccaaaattctctttaatctctcctgcacctccatgtttgcatggtcacgttattgttttttAAGCTCTGTAGCTCTGCCCCCTCACTCTCTTCTTTACGAgcatggctgaagttagtttagcacttttttactctagttttatgttagtttaatattaataaaattttataaaatataataccttggttattgaatattaattttcatctccaCAGGTGTTTTCTTCACTGACTCCCTTTGCGAAAGAGGGATACCTTATGAAATAAGATCAAGTTTTGAAGACCGACATCTTATTTTGGATGGGGCTTAGACAGTTTTCTTTTGGTCTGCATCTTCTAATATATCTACTGTGCGATGATAGCTCTAGCTCTCCCCTCAGTCAAAGGCAGTAACAGATGATGCACACAAATGTTGAGAGGGTGAAGAACAAAATGGCAATAGCCATGTATTATAACAACTGTGTTACTATACTACACGTATTCCTATTTGGTGGAGACTAGGCTGATATTAACTCTACAATTTACCATAGCATTGTATTTACATGTTTGTGCAAAGGGAAATCAGAAAATTAATTAGTCAACCAAtacatttattaatcaaaaaGCCTTTTAAAGAGTTTTTGATGTGCCAAGGACTAGTCTGAGCCTTGAACatacaaaaaaaggcagaaacaatTGATGTCTTCAAGGATCTCACATTTGAATGGCTGACAATGTGTAAATAACTAGGTCCTtaagtatttatgtatatatgcatatgcacatatacatatatatgtgtatttttatgtataatatacatatacatgtaaatatgcaCAACAAGGTAGATTCATATGTGTAATGTGTATATATCTGCATGTACATGCataaatagatatatatgtatatcagatGTTATCTTAGACATGACCTAATCTAAATATTTAGTTTTTTACTCAAGGAAATTGAGTTCCAGAGTTAGATTTGTTTGAAATTAGTTGAATTATTAGTTCAAATATATGGTATTCCATGGCCTGAAGTCAATCCAAAAGGCAGTCTATGGTTAAGTAACCTAAGAAGCTGTCTAAGTACAATTTAATTGGAGGACAAAGTACCTAAGAACTCCtatcttttcaaaaattttataaatgacttTGATGAAGGAATAGATATAATTCTTACCAAATTTATATTTGGTGTTAAACTGGGACAGATAGCTAATATGCTGGATTCCAGAAGTAGGttgtaaaaagaaaagatctcAATAGGCTAGGATGAGGGTTCTCATAAAATAGAATTTAtcagagataaataaaaatcttctatttgaatTTAAAGAAACCAACTACAAAAGtataaggagaaagaaatatggaTAAATAATCATTGAAATGGAAAAGACCTGGGTTTTTTAATGGACTTCAAGATACACCAAAACTAACAGAATGTAGGTTGCAACATCTAAAAAGGTGAAGGTGATTTCCCACTATACTCAACACTGTTCAAATCACTTCTAGAGTTTCCACTGACAAAAGTTCCAAACCTCTCCATGTTTTCATAGTTTCATGAGTTTCTCTGCCTAAAACAATTCATTCTCCAGTGGCCAGAGTTCTCAAGATGATACCTTTTTCTTATAATATCTAAGCTGGTCCTTAAGTAACAGATATATACTTTGTCAGTCTATACCAAAGGTGTTACCATGGTTTTAGGACCTTGTTACTTCATTGTGATATCCTTTGAGAAACCAACATCATCTCCACAGCATGCCATGATGAGGCTCTGAAGTAGGACTTTGAAAAATAAAGCCCAAAAGGTCAATAAAATGCTAGATATCATTAAAGGAGCTATCCTTCCAAAGATTGATAGGATACAAGTGGTATCAGAAGGAAAGTATTTTGGCAGAAACTtatagaagagcaggaagagaaagaatctgAACATTGCTTAGCAAGGAGGCTATTTTGGCAATCCACATAttaaagaaattgagagaaaagaTTAAGCACATTGGGCAAGAATAAAGATGATCTGGGAAGTGGTACTAGTAGGTGTATATAGaaatgggagaagggggaagaattAAAAGATTCAGAATAAATTTTCTGATTTAAGGAATGGTGGCATTTTTGACTAACATGTGTTTCATGAAAACTACCAGGTTTGTGGGTATGTCTCATTTATCAGCAGGGCATTAAAGTGGACCTGTCCTTTGATGTAGGGCTTCAAGACCAAAGAAAGAAGGatattaatagtaataactaCCATTTCTATTATGGTCAAATGAGAGTTAAAAGGGGAACTCAAACCTGGGGTCTTTAGACTCTAAATTCATTACTCTTTCCATCAATGTTAAAACaggctaattctttttttttttcaggtacccTTGCAGCAGAGAGTAGGACAATTGCTAACAACACAGGAGTTTTGGAATTGAGACTGTTTGGCTTTTCTGGCTCACAAAGTGTCTGCCACAtgctatttttcatatttttcctctcATGTGTAGTGATAATTGGAAATTCAGTCATCATTATTATGGTGCATATGAACTATCATCTCTACTCCCTCATTGTACTTCTGACTCAGTAACCTCTCTGCTCTGGAGATTTTTAGCACAGCTAAAAAAAGTTATTCCAACTATGCTGGGAGGTTTGCTGACCACCCAAATTCAGACAATTTCCTTTGGCTCAACTCTACCATTTACTTTCTGTGGGGACTTCAGAGTTTGTGTTGTTGGCAGCAATGGCTGTACATTGATATGCAGCTATCTGCAATCCCCTGAGGTACAGCGTCACCATGAACCACCAAGTCTGCCTCTGGCTGGTAATCAAGTACTGGGTATTTGGGTTTCTCTTCCAAATCTGGTCAGTTGTTGCGACATGCCGTCTTTACTTCTGTGGGTCAAAGGTACTGAATTACTTTTTACTGTGAGGGAGGCCAGCTGCTCAGACTCAATTGTGGTGACAGCAGGTTTCAGCAATTCATCCTTTCCTTGATGGCGGCATTTGTTCTTTTTGGTACTCTGCTCCCAACCCTCATCTCCTGCATCTGCCTTATCTGTGCCAACCTGAGGATTCCTTCTGCTTCTGGCCAGAATAAGACCTTCTCCGCCATGTTGGTGACCCTATGGCACACCTtccagaaggggctgctcccctttACAccatgtctgaggacatttctcccatcacctgcccctctgcccagcagcccaatggatgcttcctccctcccctgtctggggtaaggaggggagctcacatgcagcatgagggttgcagtttgggcactcggtctctaaaaggtttgccatcactgggctacaGCATCTGCTTGTTTCTCTTTGTGAAGCCCAAGCAGACCCAGGCTGCTGAGTAAAATAAGATGATTTCCCTGATGACATCAGTGGTGACCCATCAATGAACTCCTTCATCTTCACTTGGAGGAATGATCAAGTGAAAAAGGTTCTCATAGATGGGGTAAAGCAACTGAGTCATTTCTTGAAGAAGTAGATGTTTCCAGGGCATGTTCTTATGGCAACAATTCACAATGGCATAAGCACTGACACTgtgaaaaaaagacttcaaacaAGTACTCTCCCCACAGAACCAAAATATACATTGATATTAAACTTTATGTGAAGATGTCATTAATTGCTCTATTGTTAGTATTTGATTATAGTAGCACATTACGGATCTGTCTTTTTTTATTGctgtttctttttgtatattaGATTGTAATATGctttttatttcatctcttttccttAAGAAATAGCATGGTAGGGGACGGTGGACTGAGGGccaggctaagagacagaaggtcctgggttcaaatctggtgtctgatattgcctagctgtgtgaccctgggcaagtcacttaactattattgactagcccttaccactcttcttccttggaactaacatacagtattaattctaagaaggaaggtaaaagttaaaaaaaaatagcacagtgaaaaacaaaacaaaacatggtatGTGTGTGGGAGGGGTGATTTAGAAGTTAAATAGCCGTATTCCAAACACAACTCTGTCACTACCTGTCTGACTTTAAGCAAATAACCTctcatggcctcagtttcctcattcgtaaaatgaaaaggttttttgGCAGCTCTAAATCCAAGACCTCCTTAAATGCAGATTTAACTTTCCCCAAAATGGCATGGAGAAGTGGAACCAGTATGAATTTGGACACTTGGGGCAAGTTATTTGATCTCTCTGAGCTTGGACTGCTCCCTCTGTAAATGGGAGATAAAGCAAGTCCTATCTCTCTCATAGGGAACATATTTTTAGAGTATTAGAgctataatttcattggttttGGCAATCCCAATGAGGAGAGTCCTTCTATCAATACAGGTTGGTACCATCTcttcaacttatagtcttaaagaattcATAGAGAACCAAGTGATTCCCAGGGCCATCCAAATAGTACATTCACaagatgggattcaaacccaagtctttcttATTCTAagatcagctctctatccactatgtcaaaCCACCTCTTTATATATAGCAGACATTTAAAATGTGGGTTGAATTTAATTTAGCTCAActattttgtaaattaaaatgccatttaaaatataAGTAGTTATTCTTGGCTTAGGTGGAAAGTGTGGTGAATGGATCTTTATGTCCATTCTTGTTTACCTCTATTTCTATGTCGGATGGATTTATACTGATCAAATCAATATTTCTACAACATATCAATCCTATTAAAGCTATATTTCTGTctgatatatctatatagatcAAATCTATATTTGTATAACACATCTATCCTATTAAAGCTATATTTCTTCTATGTAGTAAAGAATTTGTGAGCTTTAATCTTTGTGATTGTTTGGGAGTAGCTCTACTTCTCTAAACTTCTAACTCCAAACTTTGCTCATTTTGATTCAGCTTTAGTAAAATATGCTTCATTCAATATAGGAATGTTTCATCTCAAGAAGAGCTGAAAAGGTCATTTGAATTTCATGGGATGGGATAAGGAGAGAGGAagttattaaattatttgaaGGAATATATACCTTCACTTAGACTATCGTCAACTCTACTGGGGTGCTAAAATGAACATTAGAAGTCATAGGGACCCAGATAAGATCCATCTGGGCATATCTGGAGTACCTGAGAGGAAACTCAGAACTCAGAGCACATTGATCCTGTTCCCATCTCAGAGGAAGCCAGGGCACCTCTAGCTTGGAGTGCCCTCTGGTGACTGATACATAGATAATAGTTTATTATCGTTGCCATCTCTGCTTTTGAGCACCATTGTAAATGAAACAGATGCTTCTAGGGATGAAGgcttccctccctttcttgtaaaattaggaggttggatgagatgattCCTGAtgacctttccagctctaaaactacaTTTGTGTTTATATCCCCAGAAGCCAGCATGGGTCCTGCTATATAGTGGGAAACTGCTTCTTTGTGGATTGATGGCTGGCCACCTACTTCTAGAtcagaagagaacaaaaggaagcCTGTAAGCAACAGATTCAGTAATCCTGCTCTAGAGAAAACACCATTTGCCTTCTGGGGAGGAATGCATCTTGAGATTTATACTGTGCTGTATACATGGAAATTATAATGAGCCAATCTAATGCCCTAAATGTTTTCATAAGACCAATCTTCCTACTAAAGTGTCCTTAGAAATCATTGtgggagggggcatctgggtggttcagtggattgagaactaggctcAGAGataggtggtcctaggttcaaatctgaactcagacacatccagctctatgaccctagacaagtcacttaacccctattatctagcccttaccattcttctgccttagaaccaaaacatagtattgattttaagacagaaggaaatggtttggaaaaaaaagaaagaattgtaggAATCAAATGTTTGGCTTCATTACTTtatagaaggtgagagtttatAGATGTGAAATGTTGTACATACACTGCGActctatttgtttttccctttttttccctctttgttaCAATAGGGAGCAGGTTctcagagagagtgagagagtatTCAGAAATGATtgacataaaacaaaaaagggCATCAATAACacattaggagaaaaaaatctctgagaTGAAAAGAGGTCATGCCAAAAGAGTTACTATTGTTCTGtgaaagttcatttttaaaaattatcagaaTATAAGTTGTGTGAATTTAATGTGTTTCTTggcaattttattattaaatttattcatttgatttttataataatttaaaaaaatgttaaactcttaaaaataatttgagaggACTAAAGGCTAGGTAGCTATAGATAATTATCTGATCTTATATGTATTAGTcatcatattaaaaattataatcccttaatttgttttatttggggggaaaataatGTTTAACAGTTGGATGGATGACCAAGTAGTAAAAGAGAATGTGaattggagtaaggaagacctcaGTTCGAATTCTTCTGCTTTAGACAGGAGTAACTATGGGTAAGTCTCTTAAGCCTCAATTCTCTTATCTGTGAAgtgggagtaataataataatgccttccTCTTACGTCTATTGTGAAtagcaaatgaaattatataggtaaagggctttgcaaacctaaatGCAGTGTGTAAATAATAGGTATTACATATTAAAGCACAGTCTACCaatcccctccttttctttttttcccccactacATATCTGTGTTTCAAAAAAGACCAGTTAGGAAATTGTTACTACAATAAACTAGATATGAAAGCCTTCCAATCTTAAATCTGTGGTattggaaatagagagagaaatgatgaaagactTTGCAAAGGAAGAGTTGGCAAGATTTCATGGCAGCTGGCATAGGAAGGTGTAACCAGGTCTAACGCTGTAGCCATTGTGAAATTCTTCCTCTCTGTGAAAGAAGTAACTCGGGGAAAGAGTTAAAACAAAGTGATGGGGGAGCTGAATTTGCAGGGGATGGTTTTAAGTGAACCAAGTGAAGCAAGAACTTAGAGAAAATTACCTAGTCTGGACACCTGGGAAGTTCAAGACATTTCTGGGTGTGGGAACCAGGAAAGACACAGAAAATCCCTCAGTGTTTGGGAGTTTCTTAGAGAAGACCTTTGACCTGAGCCTGAGGAAATCTGTCTATATAATTAGTTACACTAGCCTCAAGGACGAAAAGTTGAAAAAGGGAGTCAGACCATGACATACTGTAGAACTAATAAGTAGGATATAATGGGGAGAGCACTGGATTGGTGTCCTAAGACCCAAGGACAAGTCTTGGCTCTGATAATTTCCTAGTTGCATGACTGAGGGGAAAGTCAGCTCCATTTCCCTC belongs to Gracilinanus agilis isolate LMUSP501 chromosome 5, AgileGrace, whole genome shotgun sequence and includes:
- the LOC123250527 gene encoding transcription and mRNA export factor ENY2-like codes for the protein MNKDAQIRATIKQKLIETGEQEWLKELLRVKLIECGWKDQLKAHCKDVIKEKELEYVTVDDLVTEITPKGRALVPDSVKKELLQRIRTFLAQQASQ